Within the Streptomyces sp. NBC_00353 genome, the region ACCGTCCGGTAGTTCATCTCCACCTGGAAGGAATATCCGTTGCTGCGGATGGACGGCAGATCGATCGCCTTCAGGGCGTCCGCACGCCATGCCTTGAAACCGGCCGTGGCATCCTTCACGTGCAGTCGCAGAATCGCGTTGACGTAGAAATTCGCCCAGGCGGAGAGCGCCTTGCGGTGCCAAGGCCACTCGGTCGCGAGCGAACCGCCCGCCACATAACGGGAGCCGATCACGACTGCGGCATCCTCGGCGAAGAGTTTCTCGATCATGAGCGGGACCACCGAGGCCGGGTGGGAGAGGTCGGCGTCCATCTGAATGACGACGTCCGCTTCTTCTGCGAGCGCGCGCGTCATACCGGCGACATACGCGCGGCCCAGCC harbors:
- a CDS encoding polyprenol monophosphomannose synthase translates to MEKTSPKVVVVVPTYNERTNLPVLVDLLTDLHVPNLHILVVDDNSPDGTGEVADRLAAETSGIVGVLHRTEKNGLGRAYVAGMTRALAEEADVVIQMDADLSHPASVVPLMIEKLFAEDAAVVIGSRYVAGGSLATEWPWHRKALSAWANFYVNAILRLHVKDATAGFKAWRADALKAIDLPSIRSNGYSFQVEMNYRTVRRGLRIVEVPIRFEERVNGESKLGLRVQIESAIAPWKLLFGRRNG